From a region of the Chitinophaga caseinilytica genome:
- a CDS encoding S41 family peptidase, producing the protein MNHRSRPFIVAALAVSCSFSAHAQEQKAPGPENSFRSAVIKNVLEKIKTRHFSPRPFDDAWSAAVYDKYLQLLDAGKQAFLTTDIRRLQAQRLQVDDQLLAGQTAFFDSVYAIYRLRLNENQRIIMQALDGKFDFDRKESVQLTGAARDYAAGGKEKEEMLRKLVKYQVLRNYMDLKAAEGDTLATAGVPDPATEAKARERVRKWYADFFRVNGGANDEDEKFNLYMAAAVSEIDPHTVYSGPKDKSLQQNITKRYFGIGMELGERDGDFYIKRLLPGGAAFKSGRVRENDNILSISGENGKMVPVRGLTAGEVSAMIRGDKDTELQLKLQQPGDSIRTVMLKRGEVVDMENRAKSAVLERNGKKFGYISLPLFYMDPSGYGITGASADVAREVEKLKEQEVEGIIMDLRGNGGGSLDEVVRMSSLFLPAGPVSWLRSQQEFKPYNSPMAQPAYEGPLVVMVDEKSASASEILAAVIQDKRRGLIVGPSSTYGKGTAQIPVNMGKMGDPARNIPSVSYGTLQMTVQKFYRVTGESTQLKGVIPDVVLQESMSPHDQRERDFPSSMACDTVRFPAFEPAGPGFRYGAVVDSARSRIARNPAFAEVAVNMERQKEHASLPVPLDMRSFRQHYNTLSRIETGIRNARTLPPAQALGASLPMNRSLRPDLRKDESSLPANQDWLKGIAQDIYIGQSVAILEDMAANPEKPGKK; encoded by the coding sequence ATGAACCATAGAAGCAGGCCCTTTATCGTGGCTGCCCTGGCTGTATCATGCAGTTTCAGCGCCCACGCACAGGAGCAGAAGGCCCCTGGCCCCGAAAACTCCTTCCGCAGCGCCGTCATCAAAAACGTACTGGAAAAAATAAAAACCAGGCACTTCTCGCCCCGCCCGTTTGACGATGCCTGGTCGGCCGCCGTGTACGACAAATACCTGCAACTGCTGGACGCCGGCAAGCAGGCGTTCCTGACCACCGATATCCGGCGGCTCCAGGCCCAACGGCTGCAGGTAGACGACCAGTTGCTGGCCGGGCAGACGGCTTTCTTCGATTCGGTGTACGCCATCTACCGCCTCCGGCTGAACGAAAACCAGCGGATCATCATGCAAGCGCTCGATGGGAAATTCGATTTCGACAGGAAGGAATCCGTCCAGCTGACCGGTGCCGCGCGCGATTATGCCGCCGGCGGGAAGGAAAAGGAAGAAATGTTGCGGAAACTGGTGAAGTACCAGGTGCTCCGCAATTACATGGACCTCAAGGCGGCAGAAGGCGATACGCTGGCGACCGCCGGGGTGCCCGATCCCGCCACGGAAGCGAAAGCCCGTGAGCGCGTGCGGAAGTGGTACGCAGATTTCTTTCGCGTGAACGGCGGGGCGAACGACGAAGACGAAAAGTTCAACCTGTACATGGCCGCGGCGGTATCGGAAATCGATCCGCATACCGTGTACAGCGGCCCGAAAGATAAATCGCTCCAGCAAAACATCACCAAACGGTATTTCGGGATCGGGATGGAACTGGGCGAAAGGGACGGCGATTTTTATATCAAACGGCTGCTGCCGGGCGGCGCTGCCTTCAAAAGCGGCAGGGTCCGGGAGAACGATAATATCCTTTCCATTTCGGGTGAAAACGGGAAGATGGTGCCCGTGAGAGGGCTCACGGCCGGCGAAGTGTCTGCCATGATCCGTGGGGATAAGGATACGGAACTGCAACTGAAATTGCAACAGCCCGGGGATTCCATCCGCACCGTTATGTTGAAAAGGGGAGAAGTGGTGGATATGGAGAACCGCGCCAAAAGCGCCGTGCTGGAACGGAACGGAAAGAAGTTCGGGTATATATCCCTTCCGCTGTTTTACATGGACCCCTCCGGCTACGGCATTACCGGTGCGTCGGCAGACGTGGCCCGGGAAGTGGAAAAACTGAAGGAACAGGAAGTGGAAGGCATCATCATGGACCTGCGCGGCAATGGCGGCGGGTCGCTGGACGAAGTGGTACGCATGAGCTCGCTTTTCCTGCCCGCAGGGCCCGTAAGCTGGTTACGCAGCCAGCAGGAATTCAAGCCCTACAACTCACCGATGGCGCAGCCTGCTTACGAAGGGCCGCTGGTAGTGATGGTAGATGAAAAAAGCGCATCCGCTTCCGAAATCCTCGCAGCAGTGATACAAGACAAACGCCGCGGCCTCATCGTAGGCCCCTCATCCACCTACGGCAAAGGCACCGCCCAGATACCGGTGAACATGGGGAAAATGGGGGACCCCGCGCGCAACATCCCCAGCGTCAGCTACGGCACCCTTCAAATGACGGTGCAGAAATTCTATCGCGTCACCGGCGAATCAACGCAGCTCAAAGGCGTTATCCCCGACGTTGTGCTCCAGGAAAGCATGAGCCCGCACGACCAGCGGGAGCGCGACTTCCCTTCCAGCATGGCCTGCGATACCGTCCGGTTCCCTGCATTCGAGCCCGCCGGCCCCGGATTCCGGTACGGCGCAGTGGTAGACAGTGCCCGCAGCCGGATCGCCCGTAACCCCGCTTTTGCTGAAGTTGCGGTGAACATGGAACGACAGAAAGAACATGCCAGCCTGCCCGTTCCCCTCGATATGCGCTCCTTCCGCCAACATTACAATACGCTCTCCCGTATCGAGACCGGCATCCGCAACGCGCGGACGCTGCCCCCCGCACAGGCCCTGGGCGCCAGCCTGCCGATGAACCGGAGCCTGCGGCCAGACCTGCGCAAAGACGAGTCCTCCCTTCCCGCCAACCAGGATTGGCTGAAAGGCATCGCACAAGACATTTACATCGGCCAATCCGTTGCTATCCTGGAAGACATGGCCGCCAACCCGGAAAAGCCCGGAAAAAAATAA
- a CDS encoding TlpA disulfide reductase family protein, which translates to MKKYLLFACCLYGASAFAQQSDGKVTLIINQPENAIVTGDLGRKLNDTMVYLYEMYAGENDSAQIKDGKFIISKPMPKGGSIHIIKVGQGADLKSVMLAYVEGGKMHIAGKGDYLTGAKFSGDKWVKEWMEVYNMLDPETPVSKQLAVLEEKFREASQLGDEDAAIEINKKADSLMKIRLTAMRKWLAGNMNSGVSAYLATCYIENMKAKDSIMNLLGEHAKASRIAQRYFHPGKVDPAPVSMGFDDSKAADRNFSAVAVGQDAPQFSAPDVNGKNVSLADFKGKYVLVDFWASWCGPCKPQIPFLKAARDKYKNKDLVVLAVSLDSKKEAWEKAIAAHQLDWINISNLKGWSEPAAQAYGASAIPFNVLISPEGKILAMGLYGEDVEKKLAEFLK; encoded by the coding sequence ATGAAAAAATATCTCCTGTTCGCTTGCTGCCTTTACGGCGCAAGCGCATTTGCCCAGCAGTCTGACGGCAAAGTCACGCTGATCATCAATCAGCCGGAAAATGCCATCGTTACCGGCGACCTTGGCAGGAAATTGAACGATACCATGGTGTACCTCTACGAAATGTACGCCGGGGAAAACGACAGCGCCCAGATCAAAGACGGCAAATTCATCATCAGCAAACCCATGCCCAAAGGCGGAAGCATCCACATCATCAAGGTGGGGCAGGGCGCGGACCTGAAAAGCGTGATGCTCGCCTATGTGGAAGGCGGTAAAATGCACATCGCCGGGAAAGGTGATTATCTGACCGGTGCGAAATTTTCGGGAGACAAGTGGGTGAAGGAATGGATGGAAGTATATAACATGCTCGATCCCGAGACACCGGTCAGCAAACAGTTGGCCGTGCTGGAAGAAAAGTTCCGCGAAGCGAGCCAGTTAGGTGATGAGGATGCGGCCATCGAGATCAACAAAAAAGCGGATTCCCTGATGAAAATCCGTTTGACCGCCATGCGGAAATGGCTGGCCGGGAATATGAACTCCGGCGTTTCCGCTTACCTGGCCACCTGTTACATCGAAAATATGAAGGCGAAAGATTCCATCATGAATCTGCTCGGCGAACACGCGAAAGCTTCCCGGATCGCCCAACGGTATTTCCATCCCGGCAAGGTAGACCCTGCACCTGTGTCTATGGGCTTCGACGACAGCAAAGCCGCCGACCGTAACTTCTCCGCCGTTGCTGTAGGGCAGGACGCTCCGCAATTCTCCGCTCCCGATGTAAACGGTAAAAATGTTTCGCTGGCGGATTTCAAAGGGAAATACGTGCTGGTGGATTTCTGGGCCAGCTGGTGCGGCCCCTGCAAACCGCAGATCCCCTTCCTGAAAGCCGCGCGCGACAAGTACAAGAACAAAGACCTGGTGGTACTGGCCGTTTCGCTCGACAGCAAGAAAGAAGCCTGGGAAAAAGCGATCGCCGCCCATCAGCTCGACTGGATCAACATCTCGAACCTGAAAGGCTGGTCTGAGCCCGCGGCGCAAGCCTATGGCGCCTCCGCGATCCCCTTCAACGTGCTCATCAGCCCGGAAGGCAAAATCCTTGCCATGGGCCTTTACGGTGAAGACGTTGAAAAGAAACTGGCGGAATTCCTGAAATAA
- a CDS encoding TlpA disulfide reductase family protein gives MKNIIQIALGLLLPFGCLGADGFVIKGKVSGIISGYVSIVAPAVEGAAKAPGELPERVRIVDGAFIFAGSVAQPEVVELKVSTRTVRILLENTEYTVESSLQDLTGKHFKGSRLNDQYWDYMESKSPPLTYVADHADAPISAFLVHEFTRDLADVQKGYDLLSPSNKASYWGQEVAARLEQFKTTAAGKVMPDFSMTGPQNEKFSIGSMRGKVVVLDFWASWCAPCRAFIPTMREYYKAWQPKGVEFVAVSFDDSRAKWIQAIAETGMEWKQGLVDGGFGADSPVKNKLNIKSIPHVIVVGKDGKIAAWLDYSMKSKLPEILSRLAP, from the coding sequence ATGAAAAATATCATACAGATCGCGCTCGGCCTGCTGCTTCCCTTCGGATGTTTGGGAGCGGACGGGTTCGTCATCAAAGGCAAAGTGTCCGGCATTATCAGCGGATACGTATCTATCGTTGCGCCGGCGGTGGAAGGCGCGGCCAAAGCCCCCGGCGAATTGCCGGAACGGGTCAGGATCGTGGACGGAGCGTTCATTTTTGCCGGCAGCGTTGCGCAACCCGAGGTCGTGGAACTGAAAGTGAGCACCCGTACCGTCCGCATCCTGCTCGAAAACACCGAATACACCGTGGAATCCAGCCTGCAAGACCTGACCGGCAAGCATTTCAAAGGTAGCCGCCTCAACGATCAGTATTGGGATTACATGGAAAGTAAATCGCCGCCGCTGACCTACGTTGCCGATCATGCAGATGCGCCCATCTCCGCATTCCTCGTGCACGAATTCACGCGCGACCTGGCAGACGTGCAAAAAGGCTACGACCTGTTGAGCCCCTCCAACAAGGCATCGTACTGGGGGCAGGAAGTGGCCGCGCGCCTGGAACAGTTCAAAACTACCGCCGCGGGCAAAGTCATGCCGGATTTTTCCATGACGGGGCCGCAAAATGAAAAGTTTTCCATCGGCAGCATGCGCGGTAAAGTGGTAGTGCTCGATTTCTGGGCGTCCTGGTGCGCGCCGTGCCGGGCGTTCATCCCGACCATGCGGGAATATTACAAGGCCTGGCAGCCGAAAGGCGTGGAGTTCGTCGCCGTGTCGTTCGACGATTCCCGGGCCAAATGGATACAGGCCATCGCCGAAACCGGCATGGAGTGGAAACAGGGCCTGGTAGACGGGGGATTTGGCGCGGATTCGCCCGTCAAAAACAAACTGAACATCAAAAGCATCCCGCATGTGATCGTTGTGGGTAAAGACGGGAAGATCGCCGCGTGGCTCGATTACTCCATGAAATCGAAGCTGCCTGAGATCCTTTCCCGTCTTGCTCCCTGA
- a CDS encoding SDR family oxidoreductase, which yields MARNDVKGKTVLIAGGAKNLGGLLSRNFAARGANLVIHYNSDSSGADAIKTYADVRAAGAEAVLVQADLRSVSNISKLFDAGIEKFGGVDIAINTVGKVLKKPMVETTEAEFDSMSDINAKVAYFFLQEAGKKLNDNGKICTIVTSLLAAYTGLYATYGGMKAPVEHFTRAASKEFGSRGISVTAVGPGPMDTPFFYGQETPEAVAYHKSASALGGLTDIQDIAPLIEFLVTDGWWITGQTIFANGGYTTR from the coding sequence ATGGCACGTAACGATGTAAAAGGGAAAACGGTACTGATAGCCGGCGGCGCAAAAAACCTGGGCGGCTTGCTCAGCCGGAATTTCGCCGCCAGGGGCGCGAACCTGGTGATCCATTACAATAGTGACAGCAGCGGTGCAGACGCCATAAAAACCTACGCCGATGTGCGCGCTGCGGGCGCGGAAGCGGTGTTGGTACAGGCAGACCTCAGAAGCGTATCGAACATCTCCAAACTCTTCGACGCCGGCATCGAAAAATTCGGCGGGGTGGATATTGCGATCAATACCGTGGGCAAAGTTTTGAAGAAACCCATGGTAGAAACCACGGAAGCGGAATTCGACAGTATGAGCGACATCAACGCGAAAGTGGCGTATTTCTTTCTCCAGGAAGCCGGAAAAAAACTGAACGACAACGGGAAGATCTGCACGATCGTCACCTCCCTGTTGGCCGCCTACACGGGCTTATACGCCACGTACGGCGGGATGAAAGCCCCTGTCGAGCATTTCACCCGGGCCGCATCCAAAGAATTCGGCAGCCGGGGCATTTCCGTGACCGCCGTTGGCCCGGGCCCCATGGACACGCCGTTCTTCTACGGACAGGAAACGCCCGAAGCCGTTGCCTACCACAAATCCGCATCGGCACTCGGCGGCCTCACCGATATCCAGGACATCGCCCCGCTGATCGAATTCCTCGTAACGGACGGATGGTGGATCACCGGTCAGACGATTTTCGCCAATGGCGGTTACACCACGCGATAA
- a CDS encoding AraC family transcriptional regulator has product MKNHAMKEKRSTAIVLQYLEFIDRHIEDVVEGAAPEFLELNQIARELAVSHQHLTDIVQKEKGNHPCHFYDAKIIGKAKALLADPEVSIAEVAMKLTYDPSNFSKFFKKWTGITPGEFRKSQNKGT; this is encoded by the coding sequence ATGAAGAATCATGCAATGAAAGAGAAAAGGAGCACCGCGATCGTACTGCAATATCTTGAATTCATCGACCGTCATATCGAAGATGTGGTGGAAGGCGCTGCGCCCGAATTCCTGGAGCTGAACCAGATCGCGCGGGAACTGGCCGTGTCGCACCAGCACCTCACAGACATCGTTCAAAAGGAAAAAGGGAATCACCCCTGTCATTTCTATGATGCGAAAATTATCGGGAAAGCGAAAGCGTTGCTGGCCGACCCCGAAGTATCTATCGCCGAAGTGGCCATGAAACTGACCTACGACCCGTCCAACTTCTCCAAGTTCTTCAAAAAATGGACGGGCATAACGCCGGGTGAATTCCGGAAATCGCAAAACAAAGGCACATAA
- a CDS encoding Crp/Fnr family transcriptional regulator, translating into MDAHQEEIRALLDRSYPLLPAPVKTIICQSASLLPARKGETITRQGQWLRNAILVGAGYMKVYREGPEGEIFMYYLEAGHACAMTFVCAQGSEVSGVMITALEDSLVILLPLPVMDRLMRESHDWNQFVVNTYRARFDNLLRAFDSVVFKKLDQRLLDYLHAQVSRVNSRTLQITHQQIADDLHSTREAVSRLLKSMEQQGLLAINRNSLLLKTGIVRKR; encoded by the coding sequence ATGGATGCACACCAGGAAGAAATCAGGGCGCTGCTCGACCGGAGTTATCCCTTGCTGCCGGCGCCCGTGAAGACCATCATCTGCCAATCGGCCAGCCTGCTGCCCGCCCGGAAAGGGGAAACCATCACCCGGCAGGGACAATGGCTGCGCAACGCCATCCTGGTGGGCGCGGGATACATGAAGGTGTACCGGGAAGGCCCGGAGGGAGAAATTTTCATGTATTACCTCGAAGCGGGCCACGCCTGCGCCATGACTTTCGTGTGCGCACAGGGCAGCGAAGTGAGCGGGGTGATGATCACGGCGCTGGAAGACAGTCTCGTCATCCTGCTGCCGCTTCCGGTGATGGACAGGCTCATGCGGGAAAGCCACGACTGGAACCAGTTTGTGGTGAATACCTACCGCGCGCGGTTCGATAACCTGTTGCGGGCTTTCGATAGCGTCGTTTTCAAGAAACTCGACCAGCGGCTGCTGGATTACCTCCATGCCCAGGTGTCCCGCGTCAATAGCCGTACCCTCCAGATCACGCATCAGCAAATCGCCGACGATCTGCATTCCACGAGGGAGGCGGTGTCGCGGTTACTGAAAAGCATGGAGCAACAGGGGCTCCTGGCCATCAACCGCAACAGCCTATTATTGAAAACCGGCATCGTCCGGAAGCGGTAG
- a CDS encoding OsmC family protein, with protein MQHEIVSQWMGKMQFNSLVNGHTVIMDGPEKVGGENNGPIPKPLVLTALSGCTGMDVIALLRKAHQEITNFDVKVQGQLSAGHPMQYTAIHLDYIFEGPDTASGAALQAVQDSQEKFCGVSDMLKKILPVTWNVVYNGVTLFSNRPAEMSA; from the coding sequence ATGCAACACGAAATCGTGTCCCAATGGATGGGCAAAATGCAATTCAACTCCCTCGTCAACGGCCACACCGTCATCATGGACGGCCCCGAAAAAGTTGGCGGCGAAAATAACGGCCCTATTCCCAAACCGCTTGTATTGACCGCCCTTTCCGGCTGCACCGGGATGGACGTTATTGCCCTGTTGCGCAAGGCGCACCAGGAAATCACGAATTTCGACGTGAAGGTGCAGGGCCAGCTGTCGGCCGGCCACCCGATGCAATATACCGCCATCCATCTCGACTATATCTTCGAAGGCCCGGACACGGCTTCCGGCGCGGCATTGCAGGCGGTGCAGGATTCGCAGGAGAAATTCTGCGGCGTGAGCGATATGTTGAAAAAGATACTCCCCGTGACGTGGAACGTGGTATACAACGGGGTCACCCTGTTTTCCAACAGGCCCGCGGAAATGAGCGCCTGA
- a CDS encoding DUF3237 domain-containing protein: MKKIIILAAAIAACTAVRVQAQELSSKFLFDLDISVHPPQVIGPVSTGTRLIFSFREGLVKGEKINGKLTGCGGEWGLMTDSTTFRLDARATIQTDDGALIYISYTGFNYAPADKSALLRAGKGHELSPGDYYFRSSPVFETSSPKYAWLNHTVAVGVGRFVAPGKLSYRIYAIQ; the protein is encoded by the coding sequence ATGAAAAAGATAATTATCCTGGCTGCGGCGATCGCGGCCTGTACCGCCGTGCGCGTACAAGCGCAGGAACTTTCATCCAAATTCCTCTTCGACCTCGACATTTCCGTTCATCCGCCACAGGTTATCGGGCCTGTATCGACGGGGACACGGTTGATCTTTTCCTTCCGGGAAGGGCTTGTTAAGGGCGAAAAGATCAACGGCAAATTAACGGGATGCGGCGGCGAATGGGGACTGATGACAGACTCCACCACCTTCAGGCTGGACGCGCGCGCTACCATCCAGACAGACGACGGCGCCCTGATCTACATCAGTTATACCGGTTTCAATTATGCGCCGGCAGACAAATCCGCACTTTTACGCGCAGGGAAAGGCCACGAGCTTTCGCCCGGGGACTACTACTTCAGATCGTCGCCGGTTTTCGAGACCAGTTCCCCGAAATACGCATGGTTGAACCATACCGTGGCGGTTGGTGTAGGGCGGTTCGTAGCGCCGGGGAAATTGAGCTACCGGATTTATGCCATTCAATAG
- a CDS encoding RNA polymerase sigma factor has translation MEKETLHNKALAGDINAFQQLFAEFQHPLKSYLYRLLTDRNDADDLTHDTFIRAFDKISTFNRQSSLKTWVFSIATHLAYDHLKKKKRWPKDAQDQGAMLAIGTAEIAQSFRTVHSTSPAGAYDMMEHIDFCFTCISKTLPIENQVALILKDIYDFPVKEICLILDKTEGVVKHLLNDARETMTGIFDHRCALVNKNGICDQCSQLNGIFNPKQDQQAQRMQLDLVKGSKKFNRTELYELRARLVKAIDPLQSEGADLQDIIMRCTRTAIGDVDNFFDVANPSKPSSIIP, from the coding sequence ATGGAAAAAGAAACACTGCACAACAAAGCCCTGGCCGGCGACATCAACGCCTTCCAGCAATTGTTCGCTGAATTCCAGCACCCGCTCAAATCTTACCTCTACCGCCTGCTCACCGACCGGAACGATGCAGACGACCTCACCCACGACACTTTCATCCGCGCGTTCGATAAAATTTCGACGTTCAACCGGCAGTCGTCGCTCAAGACCTGGGTGTTCAGCATCGCTACCCACCTGGCCTACGACCATCTGAAGAAAAAGAAAAGATGGCCCAAAGACGCGCAGGACCAGGGCGCCATGCTCGCCATCGGCACAGCGGAGATCGCCCAATCGTTCCGGACGGTGCATAGTACTTCCCCAGCCGGGGCATACGACATGATGGAACATATCGATTTCTGTTTTACCTGCATCTCCAAAACGCTGCCCATCGAAAACCAGGTGGCGCTCATACTGAAGGACATATATGATTTCCCGGTGAAAGAAATCTGCCTCATTCTCGACAAAACCGAAGGCGTGGTAAAGCACCTGCTGAACGATGCGCGGGAAACGATGACCGGGATCTTCGACCACCGTTGCGCGCTCGTCAACAAAAACGGCATCTGCGATCAGTGCAGTCAGCTGAACGGTATTTTCAATCCGAAGCAGGACCAACAGGCACAACGCATGCAGCTCGACCTCGTGAAAGGTTCGAAGAAATTCAACCGTACGGAGCTTTACGAACTGCGGGCCCGCCTTGTCAAAGCCATCGATCCGTTGCAGAGCGAGGGCGCCGATTTGCAGGATATTATCATGCGATGCACCCGCACCGCCATCGGCGACGTCGATAATTTCTTCGATGTCGCAAACCCTTCAAAACCTTCTTCTATCATCCCGTAA
- a CDS encoding SDR family oxidoreductase, which produces MNSLKNKVAVIFAASGQVAGAVAHAFAQHGAKVYVTARRQAAAEALAEEIVAGGGLAKAGEADAMDEVQIDGYLKKVVAENGRLDMVFNGIGTYYKDAGSGTPSTMATFEQFMHPLQKICGSQFLTSRAAAKYMIESGTPGTLLLFNASMARTKTPNMAGFAAACAAIEGLTRVMAAEFGKHGIKSICLCAGALLETRKIQEMITDFSVQAGIPREQMAQQYSRHDLLATGPTLQQLGETAAFLVSDNGTPFNSHIVDFDCGKINLL; this is translated from the coding sequence ATGAACAGTTTAAAAAACAAGGTAGCGGTAATATTCGCCGCGTCCGGACAGGTGGCAGGCGCGGTTGCCCATGCGTTCGCGCAGCATGGCGCGAAAGTGTACGTAACGGCCAGAAGGCAGGCAGCGGCGGAGGCATTGGCCGAGGAGATCGTAGCTGGTGGCGGCCTTGCGAAAGCCGGCGAAGCAGATGCGATGGATGAAGTGCAGATCGACGGGTATCTGAAAAAAGTGGTGGCTGAAAACGGGCGGCTGGATATGGTGTTCAACGGTATTGGCACTTACTACAAAGACGCAGGAAGCGGAACACCCAGTACCATGGCCACTTTCGAACAATTCATGCATCCTTTGCAAAAGATCTGCGGATCGCAATTCCTCACTTCCCGGGCCGCCGCGAAATACATGATCGAATCCGGTACGCCCGGCACCCTCCTGCTGTTCAACGCCTCGATGGCCAGAACGAAAACACCCAATATGGCGGGGTTCGCCGCCGCCTGCGCCGCCATCGAAGGCCTTACGCGGGTAATGGCCGCCGAATTCGGGAAACACGGCATCAAATCGATCTGCCTATGCGCCGGCGCCCTCCTGGAAACCCGGAAGATCCAGGAAATGATCACCGACTTTTCCGTCCAGGCAGGCATCCCGCGGGAACAGATGGCGCAACAATATAGCCGCCACGACCTCCTTGCTACCGGCCCCACGCTCCAGCAATTGGGCGAAACCGCCGCGTTCCTCGTGTCAGACAACGGCACACCTTTTAACAGCCACATCGTCGATTTCGATTGCGGAAAAATAAACCTACTTTAA
- a CDS encoding LamG-like jellyroll fold domain-containing protein — MRISCLLAAMATLTAATAMGQTMVARHGFDTVSVPTTAGIAGKALDLSSAAATRRPVTFPYALGPHAGSYSVQVWVKTGEGPSRYTFLEATAGGNGWQLGIQENGAWFWELQQGKTTYRYQPTPQRQQIRDKRWHQLTFCHHVEKQEATLYFDGRQVAIYNIEGISKATAADTLFAGGRPQGDRSEWNTFPGQLDEVTLFDGVLSPASVAASWRRHFPLSPEKSLPAGKQLTVMNFNIWHGGNETGKDAGPARVVDIIRQSGADIVSMQETYGSGEKIADALGYYFYLRSSNLSIMSRFPIDSTLPGSRSFFNGGALVRLNEKSKVAFITNWLSYPFDYWAMLEKGEKLELDTLVAGMKTHNAAQLTATLDKLSPVIQRANEVPVIFCGDLNSGSHLDYVEKTKHLNGGLVVPFPQSIYMAEAGFTDSYRKVHPDPLKDRGTTWSPEFPSAFKDRIDYIYYKGSKLHPVKSFLIDRHPVKYPSDHAALITVFDWKP, encoded by the coding sequence ATGCGAATTTCATGTTTATTGGCCGCTATGGCCACGCTCACGGCTGCTACCGCCATGGGCCAGACGATGGTAGCCCGCCATGGGTTCGACACGGTTTCCGTTCCCACCACCGCCGGCATCGCCGGAAAGGCTTTGGATCTCAGCAGCGCCGCCGCCACCAGGCGCCCCGTTACTTTCCCATATGCCCTCGGGCCGCATGCAGGATCGTATAGCGTACAGGTTTGGGTGAAAACGGGAGAAGGCCCGTCGAGGTACACATTCCTCGAAGCAACGGCTGGCGGGAACGGCTGGCAGCTCGGTATCCAGGAAAACGGCGCATGGTTCTGGGAATTACAGCAGGGCAAAACGACGTATCGCTATCAACCCACCCCGCAACGCCAGCAAATCCGCGACAAACGCTGGCATCAGCTCACCTTCTGCCATCATGTCGAAAAACAGGAAGCCACCCTTTATTTCGACGGCCGGCAGGTAGCCATTTACAACATAGAAGGAATTTCCAAAGCCACCGCCGCCGATACTTTGTTTGCCGGCGGGCGCCCACAGGGCGACCGTAGCGAATGGAACACATTCCCCGGGCAACTGGACGAAGTAACCTTGTTCGACGGTGTGCTTTCTCCCGCAAGCGTAGCGGCTTCCTGGCGCAGGCATTTCCCGCTGTCGCCCGAAAAGAGCCTACCAGCAGGGAAACAGCTGACCGTCATGAACTTCAACATCTGGCACGGCGGCAATGAAACCGGGAAAGACGCAGGGCCTGCGCGGGTGGTGGACATCATCCGTCAATCCGGCGCCGACATCGTTTCCATGCAGGAAACCTACGGTTCGGGGGAAAAGATCGCCGATGCGCTGGGATATTATTTCTACCTCCGCAGCAGCAACCTGAGCATCATGAGCCGTTTCCCGATAGACTCTACATTGCCAGGCTCCCGTTCGTTCTTCAACGGCGGCGCATTGGTCCGGCTGAACGAAAAGTCGAAAGTGGCCTTCATCACCAACTGGCTCAGCTATCCTTTCGATTATTGGGCCATGCTGGAAAAAGGGGAGAAGCTGGAACTGGATACGCTCGTCGCCGGAATGAAAACCCATAACGCCGCGCAACTCACCGCCACGCTCGACAAACTTTCACCTGTCATTCAACGGGCAAACGAAGTACCCGTCATTTTCTGCGGCGATCTCAACAGCGGTTCGCACCTGGATTACGTCGAAAAGACGAAGCATTTGAACGGTGGACTGGTAGTGCCTTTCCCGCAAAGTATCTATATGGCGGAAGCGGGGTTCACGGACAGCTACCGGAAAGTGCATCCCGATCCGTTGAAAGACCGCGGCACCACCTGGAGCCCTGAGTTCCCTTCGGCATTCAAAGACCGGATCGATTATATTTATTACAAAGGCAGCAAGCTCCATCCCGTAAAATCGTTCCTCATCGATCGCCACCCGGTAAAATATCCATCCGATCATGCGGCGCTGATCACCGTATTCGACTGGAAGCCTTAA